TGTCCACCCTCCACCAGTTGTCCCCCGCATGGAAGGCGGCGCTCGCCGTCTGTGAAATCGCCATCGTCGTTCTCTTTACGATCGAGTACGTCGTGCGGATCGTCGCGGCCGAGAACAAATGGGCCTATGTCCGCAGCTTCTACGGCATCGTCGACCTCGTCGCTTTTCTTCCGTTCTACCTCTCGCTCCTGTCTGTCGGAATCGACCTGCGGGCGGTTCGCGGACTGCGGTTGCTCCGCGTATTCCGGCTCTTCAAGATCGCGCAGTACAGCACGGCCATGACGCGGTTGCTGACCGCCGTGAGGTACGCCCGCAACGAGGCGATGGTGTTTCTCTTCGCCACGCTGGTTCTGCTGTATATCGCGGCTCTCGGCATCCATCACTTCGAACACGAGGCCCAGCCCGAAAAGTTCGAATCGGTGTTCCACAGCCTGTGGTGGGCGGTCGTGACACTGACGACGGTGGGATACGGGGACGCCTACCCGGTCACCGTGGGCGGCAGGATCTTCACGTTCATCATTCTGATCTGCGGGATGGGGATCGTGGCCGTGCCGGCCGGGCTGGTCGCGACCGGCATGTCGCGAGCGATGGACGATGAACGGCGCGCCCGGCGGTCCGAGCCCGAGAGTTGAGCCAGGCGCGTTGAGCCAGACGCGTTGAGCCAGGCGCGTTGAGCCAGGCGCGTTGAGCTACGCGCCGAACAGGGGGATGCGGAACACGCGCGCGAAGATCAGGATCGCGCACAGGCCGGTGAAGATCAGCAGGCTCAACCCCCCGAACCAGCGCGCGAACCAGGACGGGTAGAAGAGATCGTCCTCCTTCGGGATCACCTTCAGGCAGAAATAGAGGTTGAAGAAGTAGATCACGGGCGCGACGAAGAAGGCGAGCGCCGACGCGACGAGCACGAGGAACACCGGGCGCGGGTCGAACGTGATGTAGAGGACCGAGGCGATGAGCGAGTAGAACATCGTCATCCGGTAGATGTTGTACTCGGAGTTCCAGGTCCGCCGCCGTTCCGGATCGGCTCGATCCTCGGGCGATATCCCGTTCAGGCGCGCCGTCGGGCGGAAGAGGTTCCGGCAGCAGGCGCCGACGATGCGGGGCCATCCGTCGAAGTAGTTGAAGGCGGTGGAATAGGTGGCCGCGAGGGCGCCGAGCATGAAGATCATCATCATCCCCGGTCCCACGCTGAGCGTGAAGATGCCCGCGATCTCTCCCATGACGGCGCGTCCCTCGATCGGACTCGGATAGAGCCACACCGCGGCGAGCAGCACGAAGATCGCCGCGAGCACGAAGGAGACGACGTGCCCGGTCCGGAAGTCCCACAGCCCGATCCGGAACCAGCGCCGGCAGTACTCCCGCGCGTGCGGGGAGAGCCGCGAGGTATCGACCGTTAGGTCGGAGGCCGGCGACGTGAAGGGGTCGAAGCGAGGCGCGAGGCCCGTCGCCTCGAGGTGCGGGCGGACGTTGCTCATGCCCGCGCGCTTCGCCTTCCCCCACTCCGACGCCTGCAGCGAGACGTCGATGCCGGTGGGCAGGAG
The sequence above is drawn from the Candidatus Palauibacter scopulicola genome and encodes:
- a CDS encoding ion transporter, producing STLHQLSPAWKAALAVCEIAIVVLFTIEYVVRIVAAENKWAYVRSFYGIVDLVAFLPFYLSLLSVGIDLRAVRGLRLLRVFRLFKIAQYSTAMTRLLTAVRYARNEAMVFLFATLVLLYIAALGIHHFEHEAQPEKFESVFHSLWWAVVTLTTVGYGDAYPVTVGGRIFTFIILICGMGIVAVPAGLVATGMSRAMDDERRARRSEPES
- a CDS encoding Nramp family divalent metal transporter, which codes for MSDRESMADDGLNPEDFTLPSLRPRDLLAHFGPGLILMMTGIGTSHVVTAPTAGGRFAYALLWCLPVAYVFKYYGFEMAFRFTNATGKSLLEAYATARWKWPLWYVMVTTLIQCAIGQAGRLIAAAAVLYYLFSEYLGLPVPLEAYAALLGVVSVAIILRGSYKAVENTTKALAGVLVLSSVAVYIVQPAPLAEMGNFFLFEIPDGSWLVIAGFLGLLPTGIDVSLQASEWGKAKRAGMSNVRPHLEATGLAPRFDPFTSPASDLTVDTSRLSPHAREYCRRWFRIGLWDFRTGHVVSFVLAAIFVLLAAVWLYPSPIEGRAVMGEIAGIFTLSVGPGMMMIFMLGALAATYSTAFNYFDGWPRIVGACCRNLFRPTARLNGISPEDRADPERRRTWNSEYNIYRMTMFYSLIASVLYITFDPRPVFLVLVASALAFFVAPVIYFFNLYFCLKVIPKEDDLFYPSWFARWFGGLSLLIFTGLCAILIFARVFRIPLFGA